The following proteins come from a genomic window of Shewanella halifaxensis HAW-EB4:
- a CDS encoding DMT family transporter, translating to MSWIFLLLGVVAEALSHVALKATDGFSKPLPAALVLLGHLTAFVFLGQAMKGMPVGVVHALWAGLAIVTVTLLSALFYRQHLDMTAWVGMALVAAGVMMINFSQGHAH from the coding sequence ATGAGTTGGATTTTTCTTTTACTGGGTGTGGTGGCAGAAGCTTTGTCTCATGTGGCGCTGAAGGCAACCGATGGTTTCAGTAAGCCGCTACCCGCGGCGCTGGTTTTACTGGGTCACTTGACTGCATTTGTTTTCCTAGGTCAGGCAATGAAAGGAATGCCGGTTGGTGTGGTGCATGCTTTATGGGCAGGCTTGGCTATCGTGACTGTAACCTTGTTATCGGCGCTGTTTTACCGTCAGCATCTAGATATGACTGCTTGGGTTGGCATGGCGTTGGTGGCCGCTGGTGTGATGATGATTAACTTCTCCCAAGGACACGCTCATTAG
- the fghA gene encoding S-formylglutathione hydrolase, with protein sequence MTVENISVNKSFGGWHKQYSHHSKTLNCAMRFAIYLPPQASNGEKVPVLYWLSGLTCTDENFMQKAGAQRMAAELGIAIVAPDTSPRGDDVADDTGYDLGKGAGFYVNATQAPWNRHYRMYDYVVNELPRLIESMFPVSDKRSIAGHSMGGHGALVIAMRNPQVYQSVSAFSPITNPVNCPWGKKAFTAYLGRDTTTWTDYDASLLMRQATEFVPALVDQGEADDFLVEQLKPEVLEAAAKLSGYPLTLNMQEGFDHSYYFISSFIESHLRFHAEHLAK encoded by the coding sequence ATGACCGTTGAAAATATCAGTGTAAATAAGAGCTTTGGTGGCTGGCATAAACAATATAGCCATCATTCGAAGACACTTAATTGCGCCATGCGATTTGCCATTTACTTACCGCCTCAAGCGTCAAATGGTGAAAAGGTGCCGGTGCTTTATTGGCTATCTGGCTTAACCTGTACCGACGAAAACTTTATGCAAAAAGCTGGCGCTCAGCGCATGGCTGCAGAACTTGGCATCGCGATTGTTGCGCCTGATACCAGCCCTCGAGGCGACGATGTTGCCGATGATACTGGCTACGATCTCGGTAAGGGTGCAGGTTTCTATGTTAACGCCACTCAAGCACCTTGGAATCGTCATTATAGAATGTATGACTATGTGGTAAATGAATTGCCGCGGCTGATAGAGTCGATGTTCCCCGTCAGCGATAAGCGCTCAATTGCGGGTCACTCTATGGGCGGGCATGGCGCACTCGTTATTGCGATGCGTAACCCACAGGTGTATCAGTCAGTGTCGGCATTTAGTCCGATTACTAATCCAGTCAACTGCCCTTGGGGTAAAAAGGCATTCACCGCTTATTTAGGCCGTGATACCACTACATGGACTGACTACGATGCTAGCCTGTTGATGCGTCAAGCGACTGAGTTTGTGCCAGCGCTAGTAGATCAGGGAGAGGCTGATGACTTCCTTGTTGAGCAATTAAAGCCAGAGGTGTTAGAAGCTGCTGCCAAGTTAAGTGGCTATCCACTGACGCTCAATATGCAAGAAGGCTTCGATCATAGCTATTACTTCATCTCTAGCTTTATTGAAAGCCACCTGCGCTTTCATGCAGAGCACTTGGCTAAATAA